In Leucobacter sp. CX169, a single genomic region encodes these proteins:
- the hrpA gene encoding ATP-dependent RNA helicase HrpA yields the protein MTETTPSVPALHINFPPELPVSQMREELAAAIEAHQVVIVAGETGSGKTTQLPKIALTLGRTKIAHTQPRRIAARTIAERISEELGEELGGIVGYQVRFTDRVSERTQIKLMTDGILLNEIHRDRDLKKYDTIIIDEAHERSLNIDFLLGYLQRLLPRRPDLKVIITSATIDPQSFSKHFGDAPVVEVSGRTFPVEIRYRPLVTEVSVPDPKNGPPKVRREERDLFDAIGDAVDELAREDSGDVLVFLSGEAEIRDAADALNGRLRASGREGRTEILPLYGRLTSAEQHRVFERSGPGMRRIVLATNVAETSLTVPGIRYVVDAGTARISRYSVRSKVQRLPIEAISQASANQRSGRSGRTSPGIAIRLYSEEDFLSRPEFTEPEVLRTGLASVILQMLALGLGDIAAFPFLTPPDKRGIADGLGLLGELGAVNEGKITRIGRDLSRLPIEPRFARMVLESKRRGVTRDVLAIVAGLTIQDVRERPQAERGRADEAHSRFNDPQGDLMTLLNLWNYLQEQQEQKSSSAFRRMCKAEYLNFLRVREWMDLNRQLTRMAKSLKLEIGEPSTDSEAIHRSMLAGLLSQLGVRDERQERRSAPGKRKPNQEYLGSRGTRFVLYPGSVLAKQPPECVMSVELVETSRLFARGNAAIDPAWAEELAGPLAKRQVSEPRWERKQGAAVATERVTLFGVPIVRDRRIQYARIDPEHARELFIQHALVEGEWDSPQAFDRQNRQLRKELEQLEERTRRRDIVSDDETIFAFYDARIPAEVVSTRSFEGWWRRTREAQPKLLTMQRSDLIEAEEEVDESAFPRKWTHGDQTLQLKYRFDPTAGDDGVTVSVPLPLLPRLDPGDFGKLVPGLREELVTALIKLLPKAIRRNVVPAADWAKKLLVAIEPALDDPNTTTPITELLAAEIKRRTSVLVTAADFDIARLPAHLTPTFRVVDERGRTLGTGKDLGELQAANKDRARTGVAKVAGAKAPVASELNRKGVTAWDFGDLPRHLDAKHGGGVVRAYPAILDRRTAVDIVLVTDASEQARVSRRGIRRLLQLSSPSPASYVRDHLSNEEKLLLGAGPYRTLDAAIADASLAVADRVIRRVAPDGLVWSAAAFEALANDYARALINDLFTTISLTAKVLNSARLARKAIGDAKSLAVLSQVADAAHQVDGLVYQAKGDAGFVSQTGLDHLERLPFYLDAVAIRMRGLSAQPGRDRAWQNEIDRVTALFTAAGGTIPLGPDPAPHLERARWLIEEFRISLFAQPMRTAEPVSAQRIQKVLRGE from the coding sequence GGCTACCAGGTGCGCTTCACCGATCGCGTCTCGGAGCGCACCCAGATCAAGCTCATGACCGACGGGATCCTGCTCAATGAGATCCACCGCGATCGGGATCTGAAGAAGTACGACACGATCATCATCGACGAGGCGCACGAGCGCAGCCTCAACATCGACTTCCTGCTGGGGTACCTGCAGCGCCTCCTCCCCCGCCGCCCCGATCTCAAGGTCATCATCACCTCGGCGACGATCGACCCGCAGTCGTTCTCGAAGCACTTCGGCGACGCCCCGGTAGTCGAGGTGTCGGGCCGCACCTTCCCGGTCGAAATTCGCTACCGGCCGCTGGTGACCGAGGTTTCGGTTCCGGATCCGAAAAACGGGCCGCCGAAGGTCCGCCGCGAAGAGCGCGACCTGTTCGACGCGATTGGCGACGCCGTCGACGAGCTCGCGCGCGAGGACTCGGGCGACGTGCTGGTGTTCCTCTCGGGCGAGGCCGAGATTCGCGACGCGGCGGACGCGCTGAACGGCCGGCTCCGCGCCAGCGGGCGCGAAGGCCGCACCGAGATCCTGCCGCTGTATGGCCGGCTCACCTCAGCCGAACAGCACCGGGTCTTCGAGCGGAGTGGGCCGGGCATGCGCCGCATCGTGCTCGCGACGAACGTCGCCGAGACCAGCCTGACTGTCCCGGGCATTCGCTACGTCGTCGACGCGGGCACCGCGCGCATCTCCCGCTACAGCGTGCGCAGCAAGGTGCAGCGCCTCCCGATCGAGGCCATCTCGCAGGCCAGCGCGAACCAGCGCTCGGGCCGATCCGGTCGCACGAGCCCCGGCATCGCGATCCGCCTGTACTCGGAGGAGGACTTCCTCTCGCGCCCGGAGTTCACGGAACCCGAGGTGCTGCGCACGGGCCTCGCGTCGGTCATCCTGCAGATGCTCGCGCTGGGGCTCGGCGATATCGCCGCCTTCCCGTTCCTCACGCCACCCGACAAGCGCGGCATCGCCGACGGGTTGGGCCTCTTGGGCGAGCTCGGCGCGGTGAATGAGGGCAAGATCACCCGGATCGGCCGCGACCTCTCGCGCCTGCCGATCGAGCCGCGCTTCGCCCGCATGGTGCTCGAGTCGAAGCGGCGCGGTGTCACCCGCGACGTCCTCGCCATCGTCGCGGGCCTCACCATTCAGGACGTGCGCGAACGCCCCCAGGCCGAACGCGGCCGGGCCGACGAGGCGCACTCGCGCTTCAACGACCCCCAGGGCGACCTGATGACCCTGCTGAACCTCTGGAACTACCTGCAGGAACAGCAGGAGCAGAAGTCTTCGAGCGCGTTCCGTCGCATGTGCAAGGCCGAGTACCTGAACTTCCTGCGCGTGCGGGAGTGGATGGATCTGAACCGCCAGCTCACCCGCATGGCGAAGTCACTGAAGCTCGAGATCGGCGAGCCCTCGACCGACTCCGAGGCGATCCATCGGTCGATGCTCGCGGGCCTGCTCTCGCAGCTCGGCGTGCGCGACGAGCGGCAGGAACGCCGGAGCGCGCCGGGCAAGCGCAAGCCGAACCAGGAGTATCTCGGCTCTCGCGGCACCAGGTTCGTGCTGTACCCGGGCTCGGTGCTCGCGAAGCAGCCGCCCGAGTGCGTCATGAGCGTCGAGCTCGTCGAAACGAGCCGCCTCTTCGCGCGCGGCAACGCCGCAATCGACCCCGCCTGGGCAGAGGAGCTCGCGGGCCCCCTCGCGAAGCGCCAGGTCAGCGAGCCGCGCTGGGAGCGGAAGCAGGGCGCCGCGGTCGCGACCGAGCGCGTCACGCTCTTCGGGGTGCCGATCGTGCGGGATCGCCGCATCCAGTACGCCCGGATCGACCCCGAGCACGCCCGCGAGCTCTTTATCCAGCACGCCCTCGTCGAGGGCGAGTGGGACTCACCCCAAGCTTTTGATCGCCAGAACCGCCAGCTGCGCAAGGAACTCGAGCAGCTTGAAGAGCGCACCCGTCGCCGCGACATCGTGTCCGACGACGAGACGATCTTCGCGTTCTACGACGCGCGCATCCCCGCCGAGGTCGTGTCGACGCGCTCGTTCGAGGGGTGGTGGCGGCGCACCCGCGAGGCGCAGCCGAAGCTGCTCACCATGCAACGCTCGGACCTCATTGAGGCGGAAGAAGAGGTCGACGAGTCGGCGTTCCCCCGCAAATGGACCCACGGCGACCAGACGTTGCAGCTCAAGTACCGCTTTGACCCGACCGCCGGCGACGACGGCGTGACCGTCTCGGTACCACTTCCCCTGCTCCCCCGCCTCGACCCTGGCGACTTCGGCAAGCTCGTGCCCGGGCTTCGCGAAGAGCTCGTGACGGCGCTCATCAAGCTGCTGCCGAAGGCGATCCGGCGCAACGTGGTGCCCGCCGCTGACTGGGCGAAGAAGCTGCTGGTCGCCATCGAGCCGGCGCTCGACGACCCGAACACAACGACGCCGATCACCGAGCTGCTCGCGGCCGAGATCAAGCGGCGCACGAGCGTGCTCGTGACCGCCGCCGACTTCGACATCGCGCGGCTGCCCGCCCACCTGACCCCGACGTTCCGCGTCGTGGACGAGCGCGGGCGCACGCTCGGCACGGGCAAGGACCTCGGCGAGCTGCAGGCCGCGAACAAGGACCGGGCGCGCACGGGCGTCGCCAAGGTCGCCGGCGCGAAGGCCCCCGTCGCGAGCGAGCTCAACCGGAAGGGCGTCACCGCCTGGGACTTCGGTGATTTGCCGCGACACCTCGACGCGAAGCACGGCGGCGGCGTCGTGCGGGCATACCCGGCAATCCTCGACCGACGCACTGCGGTCGACATCGTCCTCGTGACCGACGCGAGCGAGCAGGCCCGGGTGTCGCGGCGCGGCATCCGCCGCCTGCTGCAGCTCAGCTCCCCCTCCCCCGCGAGCTACGTGCGCGATCACCTCTCGAACGAGGAGAAGCTGCTGCTGGGCGCAGGCCCCTACCGCACGCTCGACGCCGCCATCGCGGACGCGTCCCTGGCGGTGGCCGACCGCGTCATCCGGCGCGTGGCCCCGGACGGCCTCGTCTGGTCGGCGGCGGCGTTCGAGGCACTGGCCAACGACTACGCGCGCGCCCTGATCAACGACCTGTTCACGACGATCTCGCTCACCGCGAAGGTACTGAACTCGGCCAGGCTTGCGCGCAAGGCCATCGGCGACGCGAAGTCGCTCGCGGTGCTCAGCCAGGTCGCGGACGCCGCGCACCAGGTCGACGGCCTCGTCTACCAGGCCAAGGGCGACGCCGGTTTCGTCTCCCAGACCGGGCTCGATCATCTCGAAAGGCTCCCCTTCTACCTCGACGCGGTCGCGATCCGGATGCGCGGACTCAGCGCCCAGCCGGGCCGCGACCGGGCCTGGCAAAACGAGATCGACCGGGTGACCGCGCTGTTCACCGCCGCGGGCGGCACGATCCCCCTCGGCCCGGATCCGGCTCCCCATCTCGAGCGCGCACGCTGGCTCATCGAGGAGTTCCGCATCAGCCTCTTTGCCCAGCCCATGCGCACCGCGGAGCCGGTGTCGGCGCAGCGTATTCAGAAGGTGTTGCGCGGCGAATAG